In Oncorhynchus gorbuscha isolate QuinsamMale2020 ecotype Even-year linkage group LG26, OgorEven_v1.0, whole genome shotgun sequence, the DNA window TTTTTATGTCAACGTTGCTGACCCATCTTGCAGGTTCAACATTTTTTAGTTCCGATTCGGCAAACGTTGCACGAGACGCTCAAAGGCCAGTCTGAACACTGTAAATAATTATTTTCAGAACACACGTATCCCGTTTAAACTTAAATTGAATTACCTCAAAAAATCTAGGAAGTGCATCTGTAACACACTATCATTGGATATTTTTGTATAAGCCTGTCTGAGTTTGAGTTCTTTCCACAGTGTAGGCCTTCTCTATTGACAGACAGTGGGTAGCTAACGGCATTGCAGTCATTTTCACATAAGTAAGCATATGCAAGTTTAGTTCATTTTCATTCCCATTGAAATAAACGTGAACCATACTGAAAaaaaactcaacatgcaacaaatTCAACGTGTTTACTGAGTTActgttcatagaaggaaatcagtcaattgaaatacattcgttaggccctaatctatgaatttaacgtgactggggagccaggccaagccaaccagaatgagtttttcccaacaaaagggctttaatacagacagaaatactcattctTGATGTCAAGtggctggattatcttggcaaatgagaaataccCACTAACGGATGTAaataaatgttgtgcacaaaacTTGAGAGTTAAGCTTTTTATGCGTATGGATAATTTGTGggatcttatttcagctcatgaaacatgggaccaacacggcatgttgcgtttataattTTGTTCTGTATGGACACTGCTGAGGTTCAGCTGAGACCTTGGTGCAAAGTACTAATTTTGCCACTAGGGGAAGACAATGTCCAGCAGCACAAAACGACGCATCAACGAAAGCGGGGCGAAATAACATTCAGGAAAAAGTGTGAGCATTGCAGTGTGTATTTGGGTTCTTAAATTCCCCATACTGATTCTATTGGTTATTTCTGACAGGGATAAACACATCAACCTGACATTGGTACTAAATCAGGATTTCAATTATGTTGACTGTGGAATTACTGGTAACTAACAATTTGATTAACACCTTTGACTTGTAAATTCAAGAGTACCTGCAAATGATTGATGACACAAAACTGTTTTATATCATGTTTTAATAAAGCTGATTGGATTCTTCAATACATCCCTCTTTCCATCCCATGAAATTACATTTGACCAGTGTTTTTTTCCCCAGACATCTTTGAGAAACAGGCATTGAACTTCAATGAGATTAGTGCAGTAAGTACTTCAACCACCTATGTCCTTAAAACATCTATTAAATATTTTAACTTCAGAAAACTAAATTAATGGTGTATCAAAAATAACACTCCCAGTTCAACATTAAATATCAGTTATTTTTCTCTTTGCTATGAGCAGATTATTGCTGATTAGGAGCGGAATAAAAAAGTAACATGTACAGACATGTTTAATGAACATGAAAACAATGTCCTCAATAAAGTAAGGTGATAAAGACATAATAACAAAGCCTTACGACATTAAACTGATATCATTTCCATTTGTTGTATATCAGAGTACGTACAGTGAACCAAGATCATCTTTATAGTATCAATTCAGAAGATAACAATTACAGTTGTATTCTCAAGTTAAGTGCACATCCTAAATGAAGTTTCTTAAGTATAAGCTCATTCCATTCTGTCTGCTTTGGATATAAACATGTCTAATGGGACAGTGTTGTACAGTGGATACAAAAGTAGTTTTATAAGCAAATGATTCATCACATTTGAAAGTCATTGTAATGTCAATAGTCTGACACCCTAGGTCATTAAAGTTCTCCCAATTCGTATGACTACATAGCAGAAATATGATTGGACAACGAGAATGTAACACCTTTCATTTCAATAATTACAACTGTGTACAAAACATGTCGTAAACCCCCTTAGAGCTGTAGGTCGAGAATAGTTCAATTCTCTAGATGTCTTCAAAAGAGAGAAGTTAATGGTATGGAAGGAACATAAAACTGGATCCTTGACAAGGGGCTTAGAGAAAAGGTATGCGAAATCAAAGAGATTAATGGAAGCAGGACAGAAATAGTTGTATCATTTAAAGTTAGGAATCATAATTCAAACTAGTTATTGCAACAAATTATACTTATTGAGAATTAAAAAATAATCAAAACCTTTTTCAATGCATTTTAACACATACTATGTGCAACATTACATAAGGTAGTGCAGTAATAATAATGGACAGAACAAATGGAATagatatatttttaaacaacCCTGCATCAAAACAAAATCCTTTAACCTGCAAATATGCGATCATCAGTCTAGGCATTATAATAGCTACAGTATGTCTTTCTCACAGGAAACATCAACATAACTTACAGCCACTATATTTTTTGGcaaagaaaaaaataaataataatcctcAGAATGCATGTAAAGCAAGACTTTGCTTGTGAATGTAAGGAAATGTTAGCCCCATTGGTCATATTATTAAAAACATCCACCAATCAGACTGAAGTATGTGCAAAAATTAACAGGAGGGTGTTTGACAAACAGTGGAGGGTCTATTGGGGTAGTGCACAGAAGcaggtgggtgtgtgtattctctcgttCAATTCATATCACAGTATGCTTTCATTTTTCTACTACATTTCCCTCTATATAGATCTGGTTTTACTGATCATGATGGTGATTGAGTGGATAGAAATAGGTGCGCATACATTACATACAAAATAAAATGGTTTTATTTCCAGTGTTAGTCACACGTTACTTGGCTTGCATATAAGCTGTTTTACCTCCGGGCCACGACGAGACCGACTGAAGTAGTGGAGGCCATGAACCAGGAAGTCCTCAGACGACCCTTCACCTTTTGACTCCCTGCCTCAGGTGTAGTTCCTGCTTGACCGGAGTTCTTAGGTCCTACTCCTACATAGTTATTTATTAACCCACAATGATTGAGTCCTCAGACACAACCCTAGAGACTAAGGCTGGATTCCATTCTGAAATCCTGGTTCCTTCCCTTTGTCCTTGACCTCTCCCAGTCACCAAGGGACTGGAAAGAAAGAATAGAGATAAAATGACAAAAGCACTCCCTACCCTTCTGGTAGGCTAAGTGAAGCCGTCGCTGTCTAATTATCTCTCACCACAGTTTCCAGTCCCTTTAGATGTATAACAGTTGTCAAGAAAAGATGCAAGGGAGAATTATTTGAGAATGAAATGAATCCCTGCTCTGCAACACCTGCTGGACTGGTCTGGAACCTTTCAGAGCTGGTTTCAAATAACCCTGCTCTGGGGGCTGTCCTATCTGCCCGTCTCCTCCACTGGTGCCTCCTGGCCCacaggctctctctcctcctctaccccttcctGTGTACCCACCTCGCCGTTCTCCTGCGTGGGGGGTCTCTGGGGGGTCTCTGGGCTCTCAGGGACCACAGAAACCGCCTCATCTGGGACAGGGGAAGGTGGGGtgggtgtggtgggttgtgggaACCTCTCCATGGAGAGCTCCTCAGCCTGGCCCACGGAGCTGGTCTCACTGTGGGAGTCAGAGCCACCCGCACCCTCGCGCCGGAACAGCCTCTGTCCTGCAAGTGGAGGAAAAAGAGAACAGTACTCTAAGATTCAgtattttttataaataaaatATGTCCCTTGATTTTAAATGAGAATGACTGCGAAAGAACAAGAATATCACATCTATAGATTCTGTGAGACCATACCTGGCAGTCTCTTGGCAGAGGAGGTAGGGGTTTCTGGCGACGCCAGCCCACCTGTCTGGGACTTCATGGAGTAGGTGGGCTCTGTGGAGTCCAGGGAACCTATGGGAAACAGTCACTTAATATACCATCGGAATGCAGATGTACAGGAGCAACCTAGgagcaggcgcacacacacagttgtgtACCTGCAGCCAGGTTAAAGGTTCTGCCCTTCACAGTGCTCTGGAACGGAGAGAACCAGTTCAACACGGAGCCGACCAGAGGAATCTGTCTCAacacaccctgagagagagatgatggtgcaaaaaaatgtatacaaatcAGTCGATAAAATGTGCACGTATACAAAGCATTGATTGATATCATATATATACAAAAacgcacacacacctcctccatgaGTTTGtcctggttgtctttctggagcTGGAGCTCTGCCTCCTGGATGCCTTTCCTCACCACCTCTGTCATGTTCTCTAATAGCTAGTGACAAGATGGGATAGAAGAAAAGTCATTTACAACTCAATCAATGCAATTGTAGTATAGCATAGATTATTACATTTTATCATAAAAAATCTATATAATCTGGAAGTACCAGCCATGTTGGAGGAAGTGACAGACTGTAGGTAAACAGAGTAGAAGGAGATAGCTTTACCCTGCCGTTCTCCTCTATGTCCCTCCCCAGGGCGGCTATCGTATCCACTAGCTCTGCCACGTCTAGGTCCTCCGTTGCCATGCCAATAAATATGCAGTCCTTCTCGGGTCCGAACTCCAGGcctgaggatggagggagagaagttaAGAGGTAAAGCAGGCAGAATCAGAACCAGGTCTGAATCATTCCTTGAATTGAGGGGAAGAATGAAACCTTGAGTGTCAGATGTGATAAAAGGAGCTCTGTGCTGTGGACAGGCACTGTACTGACCGGTGGAGAAGATGAGGTCTGCATCCAGTTCCCCTAGTTTCACCAGCAGCTCACTGTTGATCTTCTCCACCTCCAGCTGTCTCTTACTGTCGTTCAGCTCCTCAATCCTCGGCTCATACCTGAGTGGATACACACAATCATTTTGTGGACAAGTTGTACATAATTTTACTGTACAGAAATGACCAGGTATTTCCTATGAAATGGCATGGTAAAATGGTAATTACATAGCTACTAATGATATAAATACTGAATGAATAACAGTATATTCCTACCTGACGGCTCCCAGGCCAGGCCAGTTGAGGTCCTCTATGTAACTGAGGGCAGAGTGGCGGTACACCTCCTCTCTGAAGTCCAGTCTAAGTCGCAGTGTACAGTTCAGCACAGGAATCAGCTCAGTCAACCGCTCCACCAGCAGATCCACGTCACACCTCTGGGTCCCCAGGGCTGAGAGGGAACAGGTCAGAGGGCAGAGTTCAGAGGTCAACAAAAGGAGAGTTGTGCCTGACTGACAATGATCAGGTGTTCTTCATTAACTGTACAGGTGAGTGTGTGTAATACAAATTATGGTATATCTAACAGGAGTCTCTCACATGTGAATGTTTATTTTACAGGTGAGTGTGTGCCTTTctttatgatgtgtgtgtgtgtgtgtgtgtgtgtgtgtgtgtgtgtgtgtgtgtgtgtgtgtgtgttacctgcggCGGTCATAAGAGGGGTGAAGCGGACACAGGTGCCCTCGTCCTCCAACTCCACTATGTCTACCCCGCTGGCGGGCACCAGCTGTGCCAACCGCTCACacagctacagacagacacaattaATCAACATGGTCTCACCCATTACACATGTATACAACCGCTCACACAGCTACAGGCAGACACAattaatcaaccaaccaaccaacatggTCTCACCCATTACACATGTATACAACCGCTCACACAGCTACAGGCAGACACAATTAATCAACATGGTCTCACCCATTACACATGTATACAACCGCTCACACAGCTACAGGCAGACACAATTAATCAACCAACcaacaacacacagctacaggcaGACACAATTAATCAACATGGTCTCACCCATTACACATGTATACAACCGCTCACACAGCTACAGGCAGACACAATTAATCAACCAACATGGTCTCACCCATTACACATGTATACAACCGCTCACACAGCTACAGGCAGacacaaccaatcaaccaacATGGTCTCACCCATTACACATGTATACAACCGCTCACCCATCTGTTGAGGGAATCtagcacttctctctctccagcaaaGTAGCCCTCCACAGAACCACCACTGGATTCTGAGTAGAGGGAAGAGGGCATAGCATTATGACCTATTACATATAAcatgccaaattcaaatacattgTCCATTTACATGATACTCATTTGAATGCATTATTACATCATTTGAATGAACACATTGCATCTAAAGTAAGTTGGATGCAGCTGAATAAGAGTTCCAGGTTAGTTGAGGAAAATGTGTTGGAACAGGAAGAGTAATGTTAACCACTCACCTGCACTGGTCTCCTGGGAGAACCTGAACACTACTACTGGAGAGTTGAGCTCATCCTCCACCTGCAGCACAGGAAAGGTGAGAGACACACAGGTGAGGTTCCACACATCCAGGATCATAACCTTTGATCTTTAAAAAACTTGTCATTAACATGCAAAGAGGTGTACTGTGTGAGAATGGGCTGGAGAAGCGATGAGATGCCTGGGTTTGTGACACACATCCTCTGTTTGAGCAGTCACGGAGATTGTTAAATCATGCAACTTTTAAAAAAGTAAAATGTTTGGGCATAAATGTCAATGCCTATGACTTACATTCACAATGGACATGTCTGTGTTTTCCATGGACTTTATATACATGACTAACTCTTACAACCTACGACAAATCCACAACTGACATAAATCATTGAGTCGGGTAAATGTTAGTTTTGGAGGAAATCCCAGCACAGAAAAGACTACTCTTTCCACCTGGTAATTTCTACCCACCTCTAACAATTCACAGTAAGGTATGTATGCACTACACAGTACCCATAGCAGGATTgactggtttaaaaaaaaaaactttatttaactaggcaagaacaaattcttattttcaatgacggcctaggaacagtgtaccttgtcagcttggggatttgaacttgcaaccttccagttactagtccaacgctctaaccactaggctaccctgccaccccggtTGAAGTGACATGTTGGATTGTTACTGTTGTACCCTAACAGGGAAGTTATGTAAACACAGTGAGGTCCATCTGATGACGCCTGGGACAAAGTTAAACTTTAGAGTCATCAGGATTCTGTGACgacgtggtggtggtggggggggggggggcaggacatTCTCTGCTGTGCCTAAAACATGCCTGTAGTGATGATTGGACAGAAACCAGGAGTGGACTGATTGCAGTTTTAGCAAATGAGTGCCCTCGGTTTGAGCGGTGTCTCAAACACAGTGCCTTTCAGGGCATTCAGGTGGACAAACATGGTCAGgtacagagtgaaacagagaaagaaaggggggaGCAGGCAGGGAAAAGAGGGTTGGTCCCACCTACAatagacagaatgagagagcCCAGCAAGTCCCGTAGAGAGCCCCCTGAGATCGGCGGgatccgagagagagacaccacaccctgtaaccaaggcaacccaacagctcactatctacagtatacacacaacacacactacaaCAGACAGTACTCAAAGccaccatcaacacagtaaccagacccacacacactgctTGTTCACCAGATCAGCTTCAGCAGTTACTGCACCGTTCCAAGGATCTCTATATCGTCTACATGTGTAAATCATATTCACACTCTGTTTCAGATTATATAAAGGTCACCATCTGCTCAGAGCTGATGCCTGTGAACAAGGTCTTTGTTTAGCTACAGTATGACAGAGGTCTCTGTTGGCGAGGCTCAGTGCTGTTTCTTTACCATAGTCAAAGCATCGACGAAAGAGATCTCAGAGTCAAGCTCAACCTGATGACAAAACAGACGTCCGCATCTTTAtaaatgtgtgttgtgtgtgatctTATGATTGTTTAAGTTATCGCATCTTAAAACTTAACAAGCAAAAGCTCATATTATTGGGGGTCTTCATCATATGACCCCCCTACGTATAATGGCTTTATAGTGCCTTCGTTAACACCCATAGTGCGTTATTTTTAAAAAACAGCTTATGACTgcttagaacagcctcaatgcaTAAATGCTTTCCACACACATTAATAGTAGTAGATAGTTAAACAGCAAGTTGTGGACCTACTGATGTCTTTATGGAAGCCAGAGTCTTCAGTTTCTCCAGAAGCCGTTGGCTCTACAGACAAAAAGAGATACAACACAGGTCAGTTTGTTAGTAGTAAGGTGATAGAAATGAATACAGATCACTAACCTACATGGTGATTACTAACCCAAGGTACTTACGAGCTCTACAGCGTGTCTAATCTTCTCCACTATCCCATCATGGCCCAGGTACTGCAGGGAGAGCCAGAGAGGCAGGGCACGCAGCTTCTCTACTGGCTGACTGGAGGTCAATCCAGCTGCCAGAGACtaagacgggagagagagagagagagagaactcaaatGGATAGGTGAAAGCAAAGATTCCACCACATAGCTTTCACCAATCCAGTCATATCAGATCTCTAGTAACTTCCAGGGAGGCAGGATGCAAGTTTAAAGGCCCTACAgctacagacagggagagagttaaGAGGGGATACCAAAgaagagaacagaaaggagaaagCGTACCAGGGCT includes these proteins:
- the LOC124015609 gene encoding pyridoxal-dependent decarboxylase domain-containing protein 1-like isoform X1 — encoded protein: MMVDPTLAEMGKNLNEAMKILEDGRKASEPDADRRQFSRSSIPGPLQGDGQDVASILQLVQNLMHDDEEEDRPSHRRMQNVGEQGHMALLGHSLAAYISVLDRERLRKLITRIASDTTLWLCRLFRYESGSAYYHEDDREGLLKVCRLVINTRYEDYSTEGYTVLNSRQPVIYQSATCRPGLGQHLCSQLGLPLSSLCTVPCNTMFGSQHQMDIALLDKLIREDVETGKLPLLLIANAGTPGAGHTDKLGRLKELCEQYGMWLHIEGVNLATLALWEVSSPVTAATRSDSMTLTLGPWLGLPAVPAVTLYRHEDPALSLAAGLTSSQPVEKLRALPLWLSLQYLGHDGIVEKIRHAVELSQRLLEKLKTLASIKTSGVVSLSRIPPISGGSLRDLLGSLILSIVEDELNSPVVVFRFSQETSAESSGGSVEGYFAGEREVLDSLNRWLCERLAQLVPASGVDIVELEDEGTCVRFTPLMTAAALGTQRCDVDLLVERLTELIPVLNCTLRLRLDFREEVYRHSALSYIEDLNWPGLGAVRYEPRIEELNDSKRQLEVEKINSELLVKLGELDADLIFSTGLEFGPEKDCIFIGMATEDLDVAELVDTIAALGRDIEENGRLLENMTEVVRKGIQEAELQLQKDNQDKLMEEGVLRQIPLVGSVLNWFSPFQSTVKGRTFNLAAGSLDSTEPTYSMKSQTGGLASPETPTSSAKRLPGQRLFRREGAGGSDSHSETSSVGQAEELSMERFPQPTTPTPPSPVPDEAVSVVPESPETPQRPPTQENGESLGDWERSRTKGRNQDFRMESSLSL
- the LOC124015609 gene encoding pyridoxal-dependent decarboxylase domain-containing protein 1-like isoform X3, producing the protein MMVDPTLAEMGKNLNEAMKILEDGRKASEPDADRRQFSRSSIPGPLQGDGQDVASILQLVQNLMHDDEEEDRPSHRMQNVGEQGHMALLGHSLAAYISVLDRERLRKLITRIASDTTLWLCRLFRYESGSAYYHEDDREGLLKVCRLVINTRYEDYSTEGYTVLNSRQPVIYQSATCRPGLGQHLCSQLGLPLSSLCTVPCNTMFGSQHQMDIALLDKLIREDVETGKLPLLLIANAGTPGAGHTDKLGRLKELCEQYGMWLHIEGVNLATLALWEVSSPVTAATRSDSMTLTLGPWLGLPAVPAVTLYRHEDPALSLAAGLTSSQPVEKLRALPLWLSLQYLGHDGIVEKIRHAVELSQRLLEKLKTLASIKTSGVVSLSRIPPISGGSLRDLLGSLILSIVEDELNSPVVVFRFSQETSAESSGGSVEGYFAGEREVLDSLNRWLCERLAQLVPASGVDIVELEDEGTCVRFTPLMTAAALGTQRCDVDLLVERLTELIPVLNCTLRLRLDFREEVYRHSALSYIEDLNWPGLGAVRYEPRIEELNDSKRQLEVEKINSELLVKLGELDADLIFSTGLEFGPEKDCIFIGMATEDLDVAELVDTIAALGRDIEENGRLLENMTEVVRKGIQEAELQLQKDNQDKLMEEGVLRQIPLVGSVLNWFSPFQSTVKGRTFNLAAGSLDSTEPTYSMKSQTGGLASPETPTSSAKRLPGQRLFRREGAGGSDSHSETSSVGQAEELSMERFPQPTTPTPPSPVPDEAVSVVPESPETPQRPPTQENGEVGTQEGVEEEREPVGQEAPVEETGR
- the LOC124015609 gene encoding pyridoxal-dependent decarboxylase domain-containing protein 1-like isoform X4, with the translated sequence MMVDPTLAEMGKNLNEAMKILEDGRKASEPDADRRQFSRSSIPGPLQGDGQDVASILQLVQNLMHDDEEEDRPSHRRMQNVGEQGHMALLGHSLAAYISVLDRERLRKLITRIASDTTLWLCRLFRYESGSAYYHEDDREGLLKVCRLVINTRYEDYSTEGYTVLNSRQPVIYQSATCRPGLGQHLCSQLGLPLSSLCTVPCNTMFGSQHQMDIALLDKLIREDVETGKLPLLLIANAGTPGAGHTDKLGRLKELCEQYGMWLHIEGVNLATLALWEVSSPVTAATRSDSMTLTLGPWLGLPAVPAVTLYRHEDPALSLAAGLTSSQPVEKLRALPLWLSLQYLGHDGIVEKIRHAVELSQRLLEKLKTLASIKTSVELDSEISFVDALTMVEDELNSPVVVFRFSQETSAESSGGSVEGYFAGEREVLDSLNRWLCERLAQLVPASGVDIVELEDEGTCVRFTPLMTAAALGTQRCDVDLLVERLTELIPVLNCTLRLRLDFREEVYRHSALSYIEDLNWPGLGAVRYEPRIEELNDSKRQLEVEKINSELLVKLGELDADLIFSTGLEFGPEKDCIFIGMATEDLDVAELVDTIAALGRDIEENGRLLENMTEVVRKGIQEAELQLQKDNQDKLMEEGVLRQIPLVGSVLNWFSPFQSTVKGRTFNLAAGSLDSTEPTYSMKSQTGGLASPETPTSSAKRLPGQRLFRREGAGGSDSHSETSSVGQAEELSMERFPQPTTPTPPSPVPDEAVSVVPESPETPQRPPTQENGEVGTQEGVEEEREPVGQEAPVEETGR
- the LOC124015609 gene encoding pyridoxal-dependent decarboxylase domain-containing protein 1-like isoform X2; the encoded protein is MMVDPTLAEMGKNLNEAMKILEDGRKASEPDADRRQFSRSSIPGPLQGDGQDVASILQLVQNLMHDDEEEDRPSHRRMQNVGEQGHMALLGHSLAAYISVLDRERLRKLITRIASDTTLWLCRLFRYESGSAYYHEDDREGLLKVCRLVINTRYEDYSTEGYTVLNSRQPVIYQSATCRPGLGQHLCSQLGLPLSSLCTVPCNTMFGSQHQMDIALLDKLIREDVETGKLPLLLIANAGTPGAGHTDKLGRLKELCEQYGMWLHIEGVNLATLALWEVSSPVTAATRSDSMTLTLGPWLGLPAVPAVTLYRHEDPALSLAAGLTSSQPVEKLRALPLWLSLQYLGHDGIVEKIRHAVELSQRLLEKLKTLASIKTSGVVSLSRIPPISGGSLRDLLGSLILSIVEDELNSPVVVFRFSQETSAESSGGSVEGYFAGEREVLDSLNRWLCERLAQLVPASGVDIVELEDEGTCVRFTPLMTAAALGTQRCDVDLLVERLTELIPVLNCTLRLRLDFREEVYRHSALSYIEDLNWPGLGAVRYEPRIEELNDSKRQLEVEKINSELLVKLGELDADLIFSTGLEFGPEKDCIFIGMATEDLDVAELVDTIAALGRDIEENGRLLENMTEVVRKGIQEAELQLQKDNQDKLMEEGVLRQIPLVGSVLNWFSPFQSTVKGRTFNLAAGSLDSTEPTYSMKSQTGGLASPETPTSSAKRLPGQRLFRREGAGGSDSHSETSSVGQAEELSMERFPQPTTPTPPSPVPDEAVSVVPESPETPQRPPTQENGEVGTQEGVEEEREPVGQEAPVEETGR
- the LOC124015609 gene encoding pyridoxal-dependent decarboxylase domain-containing protein 1-like isoform X6, which translates into the protein MMVDPTLAEMGKNLNEAMKILEDGRKASEPDADRRQFSRSSIPGPLQGDGQDVASILQLVQNLMHDDEEEDRPSHRMQNVGEQGHMALLGHSLAAYISVLDRERLRKLITRIASDTTLWLCRLFRYESGSAYYHEDDREGLLKVCRLVINTRYEDYSTEGYTVLNSRQPVIYQSATCRPGLGQHLCSQLGLPLSSLCTVPCNTMFGSQHQMDIALLDKLIREDVETGKLPLLLIANAGTPGAGHTDKLGRLKELCEQYGMWLHIEGVNLATLALWEVSSPVTAATRSDSMTLTLGPWLGLPAVPAVTLYRHEDPALSLAAGLTSSQPVEKLRALPLWLSLQYLGHDGIVEKIRHAVELSQRLLEKLKTLASIKTSVEDELNSPVVVFRFSQETSAESSGGSVEGYFAGEREVLDSLNRWLCERLAQLVPASGVDIVELEDEGTCVRFTPLMTAAALGTQRCDVDLLVERLTELIPVLNCTLRLRLDFREEVYRHSALSYIEDLNWPGLGAVRYEPRIEELNDSKRQLEVEKINSELLVKLGELDADLIFSTGLEFGPEKDCIFIGMATEDLDVAELVDTIAALGRDIEENGRLLENMTEVVRKGIQEAELQLQKDNQDKLMEEGVLRQIPLVGSVLNWFSPFQSTVKGRTFNLAAGSLDSTEPTYSMKSQTGGLASPETPTSSAKRLPGQRLFRREGAGGSDSHSETSSVGQAEELSMERFPQPTTPTPPSPVPDEAVSVVPESPETPQRPPTQENGEVGTQEGVEEEREPVGQEAPVEETGR
- the LOC124015609 gene encoding pyridoxal-dependent decarboxylase domain-containing protein 1-like isoform X5, producing the protein MMVDPTLAEMGKNLNEAMKILEDGRKASEPDADRRQFSRSSIPGPLQGDGQDVASILQLVQNLMHDDEEEDRPSHRRMQNVGEQGHMALLGHSLAAYISVLDRERLRKLITRIASDTTLWLCRLFRYESGSAYYHEDDREGLLKVCRLVINTRYEDYSTEGYTVLNSRQPVIYQSATCRPGLGQHLCSQLGLPLSSLCTVPCNTMFGSQHQMDIALLDKLIREDVETGKLPLLLIANAGTPGAGHTDKLGRLKELCEQYGMWLHIEGVNLATLALWEVSSPVTAATRSDSMTLTLGPWLGLPAVPAVTLYRHEDPALSLAAGLTSSQPVEKLRALPLWLSLQYLGHDGIVEKIRHAVELSQRLLEKLKTLASIKTSVEDELNSPVVVFRFSQETSAESSGGSVEGYFAGEREVLDSLNRWLCERLAQLVPASGVDIVELEDEGTCVRFTPLMTAAALGTQRCDVDLLVERLTELIPVLNCTLRLRLDFREEVYRHSALSYIEDLNWPGLGAVRYEPRIEELNDSKRQLEVEKINSELLVKLGELDADLIFSTGLEFGPEKDCIFIGMATEDLDVAELVDTIAALGRDIEENGRLLENMTEVVRKGIQEAELQLQKDNQDKLMEEGVLRQIPLVGSVLNWFSPFQSTVKGRTFNLAAGSLDSTEPTYSMKSQTGGLASPETPTSSAKRLPGQRLFRREGAGGSDSHSETSSVGQAEELSMERFPQPTTPTPPSPVPDEAVSVVPESPETPQRPPTQENGEVGTQEGVEEEREPVGQEAPVEETGR